A window of Candidatus Woesearchaeota archaeon contains these coding sequences:
- a CDS encoding methyltransferase — protein sequence MMEIYHPREDSYLLEKYVKKHAKGICLDMGTGSGIQAKAAASSKKVVKVFALDINRQAVGHCREIRNKKIICLKSDLFMVFRGNRDYRDLKFDTIIFNPPYLPEEKKDKDIALDGGEKGYELIQKFLNQAKFYMKPRTIILLVFSSFTGRDKVNQYLLKKGFRFREMEKAHIFFEDIYCYKIMQK from the coding sequence ATGATGGAAATCTACCACCCCCGTGAAGATTCCTACCTGCTGGAAAAATACGTAAAAAAGCATGCAAAAGGCATTTGCTTGGATATGGGCACAGGCTCGGGAATACAGGCGAAAGCGGCCGCTTCCTCTAAAAAAGTGGTAAAAGTCTTTGCCCTTGATATTAACAGGCAGGCAGTCGGGCATTGCAGGGAAATAAGAAACAAGAAAATAATCTGCCTCAAGTCTGATCTCTTTATGGTTTTTCGCGGAAACAGGGATTACAGGGATTTGAAATTTGACACAATAATATTCAACCCGCCCTATCTGCCGGAAGAGAAAAAGGACAAAGACATTGCCTTGGATGGCGGTGAAAAGGGGTATGAGCTAATCCAGAAATTCCTGAACCAGGCAAAATTCTATATGAAGCCCAGGACCATTATCTTATTGGTTTTTTCTTCATTTACAGGCAGGGATAAGGTGAACCAATACCTGCTAAAAAAGGGGTTTAGGTTCAGGGAAATGGAGAAGGCCCATATATTCTTCGAGGATATATATTGCTACAAGATCATGCAAAAATGA
- a CDS encoding DUF2029 domain-containing protein: MKIKKKDILKYLIITVIFSVSFCFIVKYLGIKKIIPWNIGYSDLGPWSNKAFEKGFPYADKFVEYPVIIGITMHLASRLGGNFYLYFHYIIFLACAIISTIYLYKLSEIMGTNKKYLFIFWALAPSLLWFSFYNWDIIAVMFSILAVYYYKERKDILAAIFLSLGFSTKMYPVLFLFPVLLHRRFKDWIRIGMAFLGTFLAVNAYFMINNFTMWYGIYGFHSQRMPNPDSIWWIIMQFIPSLNVETVNTLTLIIFASGYLIVNFKFRKKGFIFASFMSVFLFLLVNKVFSPQYLLWLLPFFALFGLNMIAFYLMEFLNLAVLFSTLIHIFSFQEFTTALVYSSVFVVLRHIVLAYAFVKKIIPARGAS; this comes from the coding sequence ATGAAGATTAAAAAGAAGGACATCTTAAAATATCTTATTATCACTGTCATATTTTCGGTTTCTTTCTGCTTTATTGTAAAGTATTTAGGCATAAAAAAGATAATTCCGTGGAATATAGGCTACAGCGATCTGGGGCCTTGGTCGAATAAGGCCTTTGAGAAAGGGTTTCCGTATGCAGATAAATTTGTTGAATATCCTGTGATTATCGGCATAACAATGCACCTTGCTTCCAGACTTGGGGGGAATTTCTATCTTTATTTCCACTACATTATTTTCCTTGCTTGTGCCATAATCTCCACAATATACCTCTATAAGCTATCTGAAATAATGGGGACTAATAAAAAATACCTGTTCATATTCTGGGCATTGGCCCCAAGCCTGCTTTGGTTCTCGTTTTATAACTGGGACATAATAGCAGTGATGTTTTCCATACTTGCTGTTTACTATTACAAGGAAAGAAAGGATATATTAGCTGCTATTTTCCTGTCGCTGGGATTTTCCACAAAGATGTATCCTGTTCTTTTCTTATTTCCTGTATTGCTGCACAGGAGATTTAAAGACTGGATCAGGATAGGGATGGCTTTTTTAGGAACTTTCCTTGCTGTTAATGCCTACTTTATGATCAACAACTTTACAATGTGGTACGGCATATACGGATTCCACAGCCAGAGAATGCCAAATCCCGACTCAATCTGGTGGATTATTATGCAGTTTATACCTTCATTAAATGTGGAGACTGTCAATACCCTGACCCTGATTATATTTGCTTCGGGTTACCTTATTGTGAACTTCAAATTCAGGAAGAAGGGTTTTATATTTGCATCATTCATGTCTGTATTTCTTTTTCTTCTTGTGAATAAGGTTTTTTCACCACAATACCTATTATGGCTGCTGCCTTTCTTTGCCCTGTTCGGCCTGAACATGATTGCATTCTATTTAATGGAGTTCCTTAACCTGGCTGTATTGTTCAGCACGCTAATCCATATCTTCTCTTTCCAGGAATTTACAACAGCACTGGTTTATTCAAGCGTGTTTGTTGTTTTGAGGCATATTGTGCTGGCTTATGCTTTTGTTAAGAAAATAATCCCTGCTCGAGGCGCTTCTTAA
- a CDS encoding methylated-DNA--[protein]-cysteine S-methyltransferase — protein sequence MNFSQKVWKLCSKIPEGRVTTYREIAKALNTKAYRAVGNALRNNPDSPFVPCHRVVKSSGEIGGYKGKMHSKEKIRLLREEGIQIKGNKIIDFKLHKF from the coding sequence ATGAACTTCAGCCAAAAAGTCTGGAAATTATGCAGTAAAATTCCCGAAGGCAGAGTTACAACCTATAGGGAAATAGCCAAAGCATTAAACACAAAAGCATACAGGGCAGTTGGAAACGCGCTAAGGAATAATCCTGATTCACCTTTTGTGCCATGCCATCGCGTAGTAAAATCAAGCGGCGAAATAGGCGGCTATAAGGGAAAAATGCACTCAAAGGAAAAAATAAGATTGTTGAGAGAGGAAGGGATTCAAATAAAAGGGAATAAGATAATTGATTTTAAGCTACACAAGTTCTGA
- a CDS encoding transcription initiation factor IIB has protein sequence MAEMVKKCPECGGINLFWNKEKGEIICRDCGLVIEDKMVDFTQEWREFDTPEAESRRRAGAPMTFTQFDQGLGTEVGQKADLFKLDGADRNKFFRLRKWQSRISTAIERNLKLALAELKRVSSFLKLPKSVEEEAARIYTLAVQRGLVRGRSMESVVAGALYAACRRHEVPRTLDELSEASGIEKKEIGRTYRFVTRELGLTILPSNPADYIARFASALKLSAETQSKAIEILEKAQKIELTSGRGPTGIASAALYVSALIHGEKRTQREVADVAGVTEVTIRNRYKELLDELDLEKEIKKTKKKKR, from the coding sequence ATGGCTGAAATGGTTAAGAAATGCCCGGAATGTGGCGGAATAAACCTGTTCTGGAACAAGGAAAAGGGTGAGATCATATGCAGGGACTGCGGTCTTGTCATAGAGGACAAGATGGTCGATTTCACGCAGGAATGGCGCGAGTTTGACACTCCTGAAGCAGAGAGCAGAAGAAGGGCGGGAGCTCCCATGACTTTCACCCAGTTCGACCAGGGATTGGGGACAGAAGTGGGGCAGAAAGCAGACCTGTTCAAGTTGGACGGGGCTGACAGGAACAAATTCTTCAGGCTGAGGAAATGGCAGTCAAGGATTTCCACAGCTATCGAAAGAAACCTAAAGCTTGCCTTAGCTGAGCTTAAAAGGGTATCAAGCTTCCTGAAGCTGCCTAAGTCTGTGGAAGAAGAGGCTGCAAGAATCTATACATTGGCTGTCCAAAGGGGGCTGGTAAGAGGAAGAAGCATGGAATCAGTTGTTGCGGGCGCGTTATATGCTGCCTGCAGAAGGCATGAAGTGCCGCGTACATTAGATGAGCTGTCTGAAGCCAGCGGAATCGAGAAGAAGGAGATAGGAAGGACTTACAGGTTTGTTACAAGGGAGCTTGGCTTGACTATACTGCCTTCAAATCCTGCTGATTACATAGCAAGGTTTGCGTCTGCCTTGAAGCTGAGTGCTGAGACGCAGAGCAAGGCTATTGAGATACTTGAGAAAGCCCAGAAAATAGAGCTGACCTCAGGAAGGGGGCCTACAGGGATTGCATCTGCCGCTCTTTATGTTTCCGCTTTGATACACGGCGAGAAAAGAACCCAGAGAGAGGTAGCTGATGTTGCCGGCGTTACGGAAGTTACGATCAGGAACAGGTATAAAGAGCTGCTTGATGAGCTTGATTTAGAGAAAGAGATTAAGAAGACTAAAAAGAAGAAAAGATAA
- a CDS encoding AMP phosphorylase — MKLRAKNLEISTGGPLVVVLNEEDAKKLDLHASDRVKIEKGRKIETAVVDLSRDSPQKGTIGLMNEVSASLGLKNGSLVRIIPARKPVSLEYIKKKLDGKHLNKSEIKQVIWDIVHNKLSDIELTYFISACYCNPNTMEETVCLTRAMATEGQRLRLNRKIIMDKHSIGGIPGNRTTMVIVPIIAAAGYAMPKTSSRAITSPAGTADTMEVLAKVVFPIEEMRDIINKANACIVWGGALNLAPADDKIIKAEKSLMIDAESQLLASIMAKKHSVSSTHVIIDIPIGPNTKITDRIKAIHLKGEFTKLGKNLDMKTRIIITDGRQPIGKGIGPALEARDVLKVLRQDYDRPLDLEKKCIKMAGELFKMVGEKKGAMLAQHILRSGKAYQKMKQIIKLQKGNPNVKPEEIPLARFEYDYIAKRNGKVKNINNILTAKLARIAGAPENRGAGIMLYRQIGDTIKKGKRIFTVYGGSRQKIDFVKQALQDMQDIVVY; from the coding sequence AGGCGGGCCATTGGTTGTTGTGCTGAATGAGGAAGATGCCAAGAAACTTGACCTGCATGCAAGCGACAGGGTCAAGATAGAAAAAGGCAGGAAGATAGAAACTGCTGTCGTAGACCTGAGCAGGGATTCGCCCCAGAAAGGCACGATAGGCCTCATGAATGAGGTAAGCGCCTCACTTGGCCTGAAGAACGGCAGCCTTGTCAGGATTATACCCGCGAGAAAGCCTGTTTCCCTGGAATACATAAAGAAGAAGCTTGACGGCAAGCACCTCAATAAGAGTGAGATTAAGCAGGTAATATGGGATATTGTCCATAATAAGCTGAGCGATATCGAATTGACTTATTTTATTTCTGCATGCTATTGCAACCCAAATACAATGGAAGAGACAGTGTGCCTTACGAGGGCTATGGCCACAGAAGGGCAGAGGCTCAGGCTGAACAGGAAGATAATAATGGACAAGCATTCCATAGGAGGAATACCTGGCAACAGGACTACTATGGTTATTGTGCCGATAATAGCAGCAGCAGGATATGCTATGCCCAAGACCAGCAGCAGGGCAATTACAAGCCCTGCGGGAACTGCTGATACCATGGAAGTGCTTGCCAAGGTTGTTTTCCCAATCGAGGAGATGAGGGACATAATAAATAAGGCAAATGCCTGCATTGTCTGGGGCGGTGCCCTGAACCTTGCGCCTGCAGACGACAAAATCATAAAAGCTGAGAAAAGCCTGATGATAGACGCTGAATCACAGCTATTGGCCTCTATAATGGCCAAAAAGCATTCTGTTTCTTCAACTCATGTAATAATTGACATTCCCATAGGGCCCAACACAAAGATAACAGACAGGATCAAGGCGATCCACCTTAAGGGGGAGTTCACAAAACTGGGGAAAAACCTGGACATGAAAACAAGGATCATAATAACAGACGGCAGGCAGCCTATAGGGAAAGGCATCGGCCCTGCTCTGGAAGCAAGGGATGTCCTAAAGGTTTTGAGGCAGGATTACGACAGGCCTTTGGACCTTGAAAAGAAGTGCATCAAGATGGCAGGCGAGCTTTTCAAGATGGTCGGTGAGAAGAAAGGAGCAATGCTGGCCCAGCATATCTTGAGATCCGGCAAGGCCTATCAGAAGATGAAGCAGATCATAAAGCTGCAGAAAGGCAATCCCAATGTCAAGCCTGAAGAAATACCCTTGGCAAGGTTTGAGTATGATTATATCGCAAAAAGAAACGGAAAGGTAAAAAACATAAACAACATCCTGACAGCGAAACTGGCAAGGATAGCAGGCGCTCCTGAGAACAGGGGAGCAGGCATTATGCTTTACAGGCAGATTGGGGATACTATTAAGAAAGGGAAGAGGATATTCACTGTTTACGGAGGCAGCAGGCAGAAGATTGATTTTGTAAAGCAGGCTTTGCAGGATATGCAGGATATTGTTGTTTATTGA